The Pseudoalteromonas translucida KMM 520 genome has a window encoding:
- a CDS encoding GNAT family N-acetyltransferase encodes MAFKCETFTALNTQTLFTIMRGRVDVFIVEQMCPYPELDDNDIAPSTLHIYTVKNNTLQAYARCYEKNAKYSAIGRVLVSKEERGRGLAQQLVTEAINCCKSQWPERDIYIGAQTYLLEFYRSFGFESINAEYLEDGIAHQDMVLQLVR; translated from the coding sequence ATGGCGTTTAAATGTGAAACTTTTACTGCGCTCAATACACAAACCTTATTTACCATAATGCGTGGGCGCGTAGATGTATTTATAGTTGAGCAAATGTGCCCTTACCCAGAACTTGATGATAATGATATAGCACCAAGTACCTTACATATTTACACTGTGAAAAATAATACGCTACAAGCTTATGCTCGATGCTACGAAAAAAACGCAAAATACAGTGCGATCGGTCGCGTGTTAGTCTCTAAAGAGGAGCGAGGCAGAGGATTGGCTCAGCAATTGGTTACTGAGGCTATTAACTGCTGTAAAAGCCAATGGCCAGAGCGTGATATTTATATTGGTGCACAAACGTATTTACTAGAGTTTTATCGCTCATTCGGATTTGAAAGTATTAATGCTGAATATTTAGAAGATGGCATTGCTCATCAAGATATGGTTTTACAACTAGTGCGTTGA
- a CDS encoding sodium-dependent transporter, whose translation MSAVRGEFSSRFGFIMAAAGSAVGLGNIWGFPTQTASNGGAAFLIAYLVLAFFLAYPALMAELMIGRHGQANAVSSLRKISNKPWQKHFSFAVGFGGILCAGFILSFYAIVAGWMLSATVEPITTLVGANSASAWLGEQSLSRNIIFTMIFIVLTVAIISRGVENGIEKWSKRLMPALLSILFALIIYVMTQDGAIEGLKAYLVPDFSSIFDANLLVSALGQAFFSLSLGTSVMIIYGSYISKKENLVSLGAYVTLIDVFIAFVAGLLIIPAMYVAQAQGIEIFSPTTGKLLSEDTLVFQVLPALFDGMGGMGLFVGFAFFALMSIAALTSSISMLEAPVSYTVERFAMSRLQATWVIGALITLVSITIVCNLELLFGLVITLTTKVAQPLLGLMCCIYVGWIWSRGSLLKAIQEGNPEVHNTLFWKVWPWYTKFVCPLAIGLVFLHSLLS comes from the coding sequence ATGAGTGCAGTAAGAGGCGAGTTTAGCTCTCGCTTTGGTTTTATAATGGCCGCCGCAGGATCTGCTGTAGGTTTAGGTAACATTTGGGGTTTCCCTACACAAACCGCGAGTAATGGTGGTGCCGCATTTTTAATTGCGTATTTAGTACTGGCATTTTTTTTGGCTTATCCTGCTTTAATGGCGGAGCTAATGATTGGTCGTCATGGCCAAGCAAATGCGGTCTCTTCACTTAGAAAAATATCAAATAAACCTTGGCAAAAACATTTTTCTTTTGCGGTTGGTTTTGGCGGTATTTTATGTGCTGGCTTTATTTTAAGCTTTTATGCCATCGTTGCTGGTTGGATGCTAAGTGCAACAGTAGAACCTATTACAACGTTAGTGGGCGCAAACTCTGCATCTGCTTGGCTAGGTGAGCAGTCACTTAGTAGAAACATCATTTTCACTATGATTTTTATTGTACTAACCGTTGCTATCATTAGTCGCGGCGTTGAAAACGGAATCGAAAAATGGTCAAAACGTTTAATGCCTGCTTTGCTCAGTATTTTATTTGCATTAATTATTTATGTAATGACCCAAGATGGCGCTATTGAAGGCTTAAAGGCATATTTAGTCCCTGATTTCTCGTCTATTTTTGATGCTAACTTGTTAGTCAGCGCACTAGGCCAAGCATTCTTTTCATTATCACTCGGTACCAGTGTAATGATTATTTATGGCTCGTATATTAGTAAAAAAGAGAACTTAGTTTCGTTAGGTGCTTATGTCACGCTTATTGATGTATTTATTGCTTTTGTCGCAGGGTTATTAATCATTCCTGCTATGTATGTAGCACAAGCACAAGGGATTGAGATTTTCTCACCGACTACCGGAAAGCTCCTCTCTGAAGACACATTAGTATTTCAAGTATTACCTGCACTTTTTGATGGTATGGGTGGTATGGGGTTATTTGTTGGCTTTGCGTTTTTTGCGCTAATGAGTATTGCAGCACTTACCTCCTCTATTTCAATGCTCGAAGCGCCGGTATCTTATACGGTAGAACGCTTTGCAATGTCTCGCTTGCAAGCCACTTGGGTAATTGGTGCATTAATCACCCTAGTGAGCATCACGATAGTGTGTAACTTAGAGTTACTGTTTGGCTTAGTGATCACCTTAACCACTAAAGTCGCGCAGCCATTATTAGGCCTTATGTGTTGTATATACGTAGGCTGGATTTGGTCAAGAGGCTCATTACTTAAAGCGATTCAAGAAGGTAACCCTGAAGTACACAATACCTTATTTTGGAAAGTATGGCCTTGGTACACTAAATTTGTATGCCCACTGGCTATAGGCTTGGTATTTTTACATTCATTATTAAGCTAA
- a CDS encoding ATP-binding protein produces the protein MKKFYIALLSSALLSIIVLGWLIDAFSQNTHAPLDEFSMQSKMIAGFSKQLATLPPAQRSNYIIKLANDFSLPLTYKLNDTLALSPALLMQMQTHGGLILEGEQGFHMLYSNQALSPYHLSMRLDNSFEAEQRDDIILTLLFYAGLCVFMGFIIYPLAKRLSVLNEAAKKFASGDVKTRIKVSHFTYIKDVELTFNRMASQIEKLVAENKLMASSLSHDIRTPIACLRFGLDAAIDSNDMPKVKQYLTRMENDLDHMESMLKSYLAFATLEQNANRLTYSATHMRSYFEDILAQLSPKLDSHKLSVQLNSSNDVIYADLHWLARAVTNLINNACDFALQHIYVSATVNEQHIIITVEDDGPGIAAENFSKVFSPFFRENNHRNRADKSYGLGLAIVEKVADWHHGRVYAGKSKQLGGACFTLKIAQQHPSVK, from the coding sequence ATGAAAAAGTTTTATATTGCACTGCTTAGCAGCGCACTGCTTTCGATTATTGTTTTAGGCTGGCTTATTGACGCTTTTAGTCAAAATACACACGCCCCCTTAGACGAATTTAGCATGCAAAGTAAAATGATTGCAGGGTTTAGCAAGCAGCTTGCTACTCTCCCCCCTGCACAGCGCAGTAATTATATTATAAAGTTAGCTAACGACTTTAGCCTGCCGCTTACCTATAAGCTAAACGACACCTTAGCGCTTAGCCCAGCCTTACTTATGCAAATGCAAACCCATGGTGGATTAATTTTAGAGGGCGAACAAGGCTTTCATATGCTTTATAGCAACCAAGCATTAAGCCCTTATCATTTATCTATGCGCCTCGATAACTCATTTGAAGCAGAGCAACGCGACGATATTATTCTAACCTTATTATTTTACGCTGGCCTGTGTGTATTTATGGGCTTTATTATTTATCCCTTAGCCAAACGCTTGAGCGTGTTAAATGAAGCAGCTAAAAAATTTGCATCGGGTGATGTTAAAACTCGTATCAAAGTCTCTCATTTTACGTATATAAAAGATGTAGAACTCACCTTTAACCGAATGGCGAGTCAAATAGAAAAACTGGTTGCTGAAAACAAGCTCATGGCATCGAGTTTATCCCATGATATTCGCACCCCCATAGCTTGCCTGCGATTTGGTTTAGATGCCGCAATAGATAGCAATGACATGCCAAAAGTGAAGCAATATTTAACCCGTATGGAAAATGACTTAGACCACATGGAGTCTATGCTAAAAAGCTACCTAGCCTTTGCCACGCTAGAACAAAACGCCAATCGCTTAACCTACTCTGCAACCCATATGCGCAGCTACTTTGAAGATATTTTAGCGCAGCTATCGCCTAAATTAGACTCCCACAAACTCAGTGTGCAACTTAATAGCAGTAACGATGTTATTTATGCCGACTTACATTGGCTTGCCAGAGCCGTTACTAATTTAATTAATAATGCCTGCGACTTTGCTCTGCAACATATTTATGTAAGTGCCACTGTTAATGAGCAACACATTATTATTACCGTAGAGGACGATGGCCCAGGTATAGCAGCTGAAAACTTTAGCAAAGTATTTAGCCCTTTTTTCCGCGAAAACAATCACCGTAATCGAGCTGATAAAAGTTATGGCCTCGGATTAGCAATTGTTGAAAAAGTAGCTGATTGGCATCACGGCCGTGTTTATGCAGGTAAAAGTAAGCAGTTAGGCGGGGCTTGTTTCACCCTAAAAATAGCCCAACAACACCCTAGTGTAAAGTAA
- a CDS encoding response regulator transcription factor, whose amino-acid sequence MDNYGTILLVEDDISLAQWVAEYLTEQGYHVHVCHRGDEVIGQVKTLKPQLILLDIMLPGLDGISVCRELRSFYQAPIIMLTARDDEMDEVIGLEVGASDYIMKPVRPRALLARIKSALRLTTQSSQSHKQHSIINVGALSINSESRSVKLNDIDINISSAEYLLLHYLASNAGQVVSRDAVFKATKGREYDGLDRSVDVLISALRKKFNDDPQNPEKIKTIWGRGYLLVATAW is encoded by the coding sequence GTGGATAATTACGGTACTATTTTACTCGTTGAAGATGATATTTCTCTAGCACAATGGGTGGCTGAATATTTAACAGAGCAAGGCTATCACGTACATGTTTGTCATCGCGGTGATGAAGTTATTGGCCAAGTTAAAACCTTGAAACCGCAGTTAATACTACTGGATATTATGCTTCCTGGACTAGATGGCATAAGCGTTTGTCGCGAGCTACGTAGCTTTTATCAAGCTCCTATTATTATGCTAACAGCTCGTGATGACGAAATGGATGAAGTGATTGGCTTAGAGGTAGGTGCCAGTGACTACATAATGAAACCGGTACGCCCTCGTGCATTGCTAGCAAGAATAAAGTCAGCCCTTAGACTTACCACCCAAAGCAGCCAATCTCATAAACAACATAGTATTATTAATGTGGGGGCTTTGAGCATTAATAGTGAGTCGCGAAGCGTTAAACTTAACGATATCGATATAAACATATCTAGCGCTGAGTATTTATTGCTGCATTACTTAGCCAGTAACGCAGGGCAAGTTGTATCGCGCGATGCAGTATTTAAAGCAACCAAAGGACGCGAGTACGACGGCCTTGATCGAAGTGTTGATGTACTTATTTCTGCGCTGCGTAAAAAGTTTAATGACGATCCACAAAATCCTGAAAAAATTAAAACAATTTGGGGACGAGGCTATTTACTCGTTGCCACTGCTTGGTAG
- a CDS encoding DUF3019 domain-containing protein, translating into MYFRRWCYLLLAYPGTLLAEAPQEVTALSAIPNTCVALREGRHCYTEVVLSWQQPTIGNYCLRDATSKYIMQCWLKQQHGVFNYAFDSEQSLSFELFDSNTAKVIATTEVKLQWVYQNRQKKRRWRLF; encoded by the coding sequence ATGTATTTTAGACGCTGGTGTTATTTACTATTAGCTTATCCTGGCACTTTACTCGCCGAGGCGCCCCAAGAGGTAACCGCGCTTAGTGCGATACCTAATACCTGCGTGGCACTACGTGAAGGCCGCCACTGTTATACTGAGGTGGTTTTATCATGGCAGCAGCCCACAATAGGTAACTACTGCTTACGAGATGCCACCTCTAAATATATTATGCAATGTTGGCTTAAGCAGCAACACGGCGTTTTTAATTATGCATTTGACTCTGAGCAGAGCTTATCATTTGAATTATTTGATAGTAATACTGCAAAAGTCATAGCCACCACTGAAGTAAAGTTACAGTGGGTTTATCAAAACAGGCAAAAAAAACGCCGTTGGCGATTGTTTTAA
- a CDS encoding MipA/OmpV family protein encodes MKHSIFSHFLCYTCLLFACVFSAHSTASNRYYADNTLEPIQGFAWDWSAGAGYYIEDSYLIGMDSYDDGIELDLSLAVSFDNFYLDYDHNQLSGGLVIGYSLINKYNWELDIIGANAQAGFGQKGLGFYNNGVVEELRGIKKRKYDFNTGLRFTHRFDGSQISIEFLHDISNAHNGWVFNSFFSKIQPWRNWEFRSGIGFSAYSADFTNYYFGIEQSEVTLLRPAYKANASSSIMLEFHAEYPLNQDWVFLAGWLTTLFSKEIDDSPIISQGYQHKAKLGVRYVF; translated from the coding sequence ATGAAGCACTCAATATTTAGCCATTTTTTATGTTACACCTGCTTATTATTTGCCTGTGTATTTAGTGCCCACAGTACTGCCAGCAATCGCTATTATGCTGATAACACCTTAGAGCCTATTCAAGGCTTTGCATGGGACTGGAGCGCCGGTGCTGGTTATTATATTGAAGACTCTTACCTTATCGGCATGGACTCCTATGACGATGGTATTGAATTAGATCTCAGCCTTGCGGTTTCTTTTGATAACTTTTATCTCGATTATGATCATAACCAGCTCAGCGGCGGCCTTGTTATAGGCTACAGTCTAATTAACAAATATAATTGGGAGCTCGATATAATCGGTGCTAACGCCCAAGCAGGATTTGGTCAAAAAGGCTTGGGGTTTTATAACAATGGTGTGGTTGAGGAATTGCGCGGCATTAAAAAGCGTAAATATGACTTTAATACAGGCCTTAGATTTACCCACAGATTTGATGGCTCACAGATTTCTATTGAATTTTTGCATGATATTTCAAACGCCCACAATGGCTGGGTATTTAATTCTTTTTTTAGCAAAATACAACCTTGGCGTAACTGGGAGTTTCGCTCTGGCATAGGCTTTAGCGCCTACTCTGCTGACTTTACTAACTATTATTTTGGTATTGAGCAAAGTGAAGTTACCTTGCTGCGCCCTGCTTATAAAGCCAATGCCAGCAGCAGTATTATGCTTGAGTTTCATGCTGAGTACCCGCTTAATCAAGACTGGGTGTTTTTAGCCGGCTGGTTAACGACTTTATTTTCTAAAGAAATTGACGACAGCCCTATTATTTCTCAAGGTTACCAACACAAAGCCAAGCTAGGCGTGCGTTATGTATTTTAG
- a CDS encoding serine hydrolase domain-containing protein, whose translation MKYLNYPIYYLLAFCILITHSAVAANVDPDWPAFVKKYGRYAEKKLKRKGIPGAALSIVNMQSSDYIHTMGYTKVGSSQRVNQHTRFRLASVSKTFAGSLAAKLASEGEIDLYQPISEYIPEFANTDYKDNLKVYHILSHSSGLVPNAYDNLIESRMSYPDIVEKLLTVAPICDPGQCYGYQNVMFSLIDDVILRSTHKSYSQWLNDAIFTPLKMHDTSLGYDAMVQDKNYAFPHVRGKKRWYSAKLKKNYYKVAPAAGINASAADMAIWLKAQLGQYPNVLSLDALAVQTRPYTHTKKEQYRRVWKGHLSEAYYGLGWRVYNYDDETLYYHSGWVQGYRTDLVVFPHLNVGFSLIINAETGVINELTTEFINRVLKYKRG comes from the coding sequence ATGAAGTACCTTAATTACCCGATTTATTACCTGCTCGCCTTTTGTATTTTAATAACCCACTCAGCGGTTGCTGCAAATGTAGATCCGGATTGGCCTGCATTTGTAAAAAAGTATGGGCGTTACGCAGAAAAAAAGCTTAAACGAAAAGGTATACCTGGCGCGGCTTTGTCGATTGTTAATATGCAGTCGAGTGATTATATTCATACCATGGGCTATACCAAAGTGGGTAGCTCTCAAAGGGTTAATCAACATACACGTTTTAGATTAGCATCGGTGTCTAAAACCTTTGCAGGATCGTTAGCAGCTAAGCTTGCTAGCGAAGGGGAAATAGACTTGTACCAGCCTATTAGCGAATATATTCCTGAATTTGCTAACACCGACTACAAAGATAATTTAAAGGTTTATCATATTTTAAGTCACTCTAGTGGCTTAGTTCCCAACGCCTACGATAACCTAATTGAATCACGAATGAGTTATCCAGATATTGTTGAAAAGCTACTTACGGTAGCGCCCATATGCGATCCTGGGCAGTGTTATGGTTATCAAAATGTGATGTTTAGTTTAATTGACGATGTAATTTTAAGGAGCACTCATAAAAGCTACTCTCAGTGGCTAAATGACGCCATTTTTACGCCATTAAAAATGCATGATACTAGTTTAGGCTACGACGCTATGGTGCAAGATAAAAACTACGCATTTCCACATGTAAGAGGGAAAAAACGTTGGTATAGCGCTAAGCTGAAAAAAAATTATTATAAAGTAGCGCCCGCAGCAGGCATAAATGCCAGTGCCGCCGATATGGCAATATGGCTAAAGGCGCAATTAGGCCAGTATCCAAATGTATTATCGCTTGATGCATTAGCGGTACAAACACGTCCCTATACGCATACCAAAAAAGAGCAATACCGACGAGTATGGAAGGGTCATCTTAGTGAGGCTTATTATGGGCTAGGTTGGCGGGTATATAACTACGATGATGAAACTCTTTATTACCATAGTGGTTGGGTGCAAGGTTATCGCACCGATTTAGTGGTGTTCCCTCATTTAAATGTGGGTTTTAGCTTAATAATAAATGCCGAAACCGGGGTTATAAATGAACTTACAACAGAGTTTATAAATAGAGTGCTTAAATATAAGCGAGGCTAA
- a CDS encoding histidine phosphatase family protein: MVKDKRLLILVLLVMVFNSQFVFAAPDKIYLFRHSEKQASKNPSLTVLGAQRAQYLLQLVKQHKNVQLFSSNYKRTLQTAAPMATYFNTTVKVYDAGDLALFKSKLLKLQGVVIVVGHSNTTPELTALLSNGAINAMSEDEFSRYYILDKIRDKTPKDVPQYRVSELTMDFNN, translated from the coding sequence ATGGTTAAAGATAAAAGGCTTTTAATTTTGGTGTTACTGGTTATGGTGTTTAATAGCCAATTTGTATTTGCCGCCCCAGATAAAATTTATTTATTTCGCCACAGTGAAAAGCAAGCAAGTAAAAATCCGTCGCTTACAGTGCTTGGAGCACAACGCGCACAGTATTTGCTACAGTTAGTAAAACAACATAAAAACGTACAGCTATTTAGTAGTAATTATAAGCGTACACTACAAACAGCAGCGCCAATGGCTACTTACTTTAACACTACAGTAAAAGTGTATGATGCAGGTGATTTAGCTTTATTTAAAAGTAAACTACTAAAATTACAGGGGGTTGTAATTGTTGTGGGGCACAGTAATACCACACCTGAACTTACGGCATTGCTTTCAAATGGGGCGATTAATGCTATGTCTGAAGATGAGTTTTCGCGCTATTACATACTAGACAAAATACGCGATAAAACCCCAAAAGATGTACCGCAATATAGGGTCAGTGAACTCACTATGGATTTTAATAATTAA
- the yhbY gene encoding ribosome assembly RNA-binding protein YhbY encodes MTLSNKQKQFLKGQAHSLKPVVLLGSNGLTEGVVVEIQSALEIHELIKVKVPTDDRETKALIFEAIVRETGATKLQSIGHTIVLYRQSEEKKIKLPRG; translated from the coding sequence ATGACATTATCAAACAAACAAAAGCAGTTTTTAAAAGGTCAGGCACATAGCCTCAAGCCTGTAGTTTTACTAGGTTCTAACGGTTTAACCGAAGGCGTAGTAGTAGAAATTCAAAGCGCATTAGAAATTCACGAATTAATTAAAGTGAAGGTTCCAACTGATGATCGCGAAACTAAAGCGCTCATTTTTGAAGCAATAGTGCGTGAAACTGGCGCAACTAAATTACAATCAATTGGTCACACTATTGTGCTTTATCGCCAAAGTGAAGAGAAAAAAATTAAATTACCGCGTGGCTAA
- the rlmE gene encoding 23S rRNA (uridine(2552)-2'-O)-methyltransferase RlmE, with the protein MTNKKQSASSQRWLKEHFDDKYVQEAQKKGWRSRAVFKLDEVQSRDKLLRPAMTVVDLGAAPGSWSQYLAEKVGDKGQVIACDILPMDSLAGVDFLQGDFREEAVLSALLKRIDGKNVDVVLSDMAPNMSGNNSVDQAGSMYLVELALDMCNQVLKKNGAFIVKVFQGEGFDQFLQDVRNSFKAVKIRKPDASRARSREVYIVATGYKL; encoded by the coding sequence ATGACAAATAAAAAACAGTCAGCCAGTTCACAGCGATGGCTGAAAGAACATTTTGATGATAAATATGTTCAAGAGGCGCAAAAAAAAGGTTGGCGTTCTCGAGCTGTTTTTAAATTAGATGAGGTCCAAAGTAGAGACAAGTTACTCCGCCCAGCCATGACTGTTGTTGATTTAGGGGCTGCACCGGGTAGTTGGTCACAATATTTGGCAGAAAAAGTAGGAGATAAAGGCCAAGTTATAGCGTGCGATATCCTCCCTATGGATTCATTAGCGGGTGTTGACTTTTTACAAGGCGACTTTCGTGAAGAAGCAGTGTTAAGTGCATTGTTAAAACGTATTGATGGTAAAAATGTTGATGTGGTACTCTCTGACATGGCACCAAATATGAGTGGTAACAATTCAGTTGATCAAGCTGGTAGCATGTATTTGGTCGAGCTTGCACTGGATATGTGTAATCAAGTACTAAAGAAAAATGGTGCATTTATTGTTAAAGTATTCCAAGGTGAAGGCTTTGATCAGTTCTTGCAAGATGTACGTAATAGTTTTAAAGCAGTGAAGATACGTAAACCAGATGCCTCGCGCGCCCGTTCACGGGAAGTATATATAGTAGCGACTGGATATAAACTGTAG
- the folP gene encoding dihydropteroate synthase: protein MNNLLNLPRKRTLSLANPVIMGILNVTPDSFSDGGKFIDPDIALQRALQLLDDGAKIIDIGGESTRPGAPDVSLEDELARVIPAIKAIRENSDCVISIDTSKAQVMHQAILAGADIVNDVRALQESDALSVVAQFPDVAVCLMHMQGQPRSMQAAPHYDDLFADIKQFFSQRIAACKTAGIKQTQLILDPGFGFGKTLSHNYQLLAQFNDFNQFGLPLLAGLSRKSMIGNLLNRNTNERLAGSLAGALIAAQNGAHIIRVHDVKETADVLNVLQACKQGVL from the coding sequence ATGAATAATTTACTAAACTTGCCTCGCAAACGTACACTCAGTTTGGCAAATCCAGTAATTATGGGAATACTTAATGTTACTCCCGATTCATTTTCAGATGGCGGGAAGTTTATAGACCCTGATATTGCGTTGCAGCGTGCGCTGCAATTGTTAGACGACGGGGCGAAAATTATAGATATTGGCGGTGAGTCGACTCGCCCAGGTGCTCCTGATGTGAGCCTTGAAGATGAATTAGCACGTGTAATACCAGCGATTAAAGCAATTCGTGAAAACAGTGATTGCGTTATATCTATTGATACCAGTAAAGCACAAGTAATGCACCAAGCTATTTTAGCTGGGGCCGATATTGTTAATGACGTACGTGCATTACAAGAAAGCGACGCGCTGAGCGTAGTGGCGCAGTTTCCTGATGTTGCGGTGTGTTTAATGCATATGCAAGGCCAACCTCGCAGCATGCAGGCAGCGCCGCACTATGATGATTTATTTGCAGATATAAAACAGTTTTTTAGTCAACGAATTGCTGCGTGTAAAACAGCGGGGATTAAGCAAACACAACTTATTCTTGATCCTGGCTTTGGTTTTGGTAAAACACTCAGCCACAACTACCAACTACTGGCGCAGTTTAATGACTTTAATCAGTTTGGTTTACCGTTATTAGCGGGATTGTCGCGTAAGTCGATGATTGGCAACTTATTAAACAGAAATACAAATGAGCGATTGGCCGGCAGTTTAGCGGGCGCATTAATCGCAGCACAAAATGGTGCGCATATTATTCGTGTACACGACGTAAAAGAAACCGCAGACGTGCTTAACGTACTACAAGCCTGCAAACAAGGAGTACTTTAA
- the glmM gene encoding phosphoglucosamine mutase, whose translation MKERKYFGTDGVRGLVGEHPINPEFAMKLGWAAGRVLSENGTKKVMIGKDTRISGYMLETALQAGLIAAGIDVVLLGPMPTPAIAYLAQTFRAEAGIVISASHNPYYDNGIKFFNCRGLKLDDKVELEIEAMLDEPMTCVESDKLGKASRLTSADGRYIEFCKSQFPQSLSLEGLKIVLDCANGATYHIAPSVMRELGANIITHACEPNGVNINHECGATHVDTLKRKVLEHNADVGIAYDGDGDRVMMVDHNGRVFDGDDLVYIIACQAAQDDNLGGGVVGTVMSNMGLENALKAKGIEFARSKVGDRYVMELLQQKGWTIGGESSGHVLNLDLISTGDGIISSLQVLAAMVAQNKTLQDLGTGFTKYPMKMINVRYTPGTDPTKAPAVLAAVAEVEQTLGEKGRVLLRKSGTEPVVRVMVEAEQEKLVIDSAEKIAAVVESMSKQTD comes from the coding sequence ATGAAAGAAAGAAAATATTTTGGCACCGATGGTGTACGCGGGCTCGTGGGTGAGCATCCTATAAATCCTGAGTTTGCAATGAAACTAGGTTGGGCAGCGGGCCGTGTTCTATCAGAAAACGGCACTAAAAAAGTGATGATAGGTAAAGATACCCGCATTTCAGGTTATATGTTAGAAACCGCATTACAAGCAGGGTTAATTGCTGCAGGAATTGATGTGGTGTTATTAGGCCCTATGCCAACTCCTGCGATTGCTTATTTAGCACAAACATTTAGAGCCGAGGCCGGCATAGTAATTAGTGCGTCGCACAATCCGTATTACGATAACGGCATTAAGTTTTTTAATTGCCGCGGTTTAAAGCTTGATGATAAAGTAGAGCTTGAAATTGAAGCCATGCTTGATGAGCCAATGACCTGTGTTGAGTCAGATAAACTAGGAAAAGCAAGTCGCTTAACTAGCGCTGATGGTCGTTATATCGAATTTTGTAAAAGCCAATTTCCACAAAGCTTGTCGCTTGAAGGATTAAAGATCGTACTCGATTGTGCTAATGGCGCAACTTACCATATTGCCCCATCAGTAATGCGCGAACTAGGTGCAAATATAATCACGCATGCGTGTGAGCCCAATGGTGTAAATATTAATCATGAATGCGGTGCTACTCACGTAGATACACTAAAACGTAAAGTGCTTGAGCATAATGCCGATGTGGGCATTGCCTATGATGGCGATGGCGACCGTGTAATGATGGTTGATCATAATGGCCGCGTGTTTGATGGTGATGACTTAGTATACATTATTGCCTGCCAAGCAGCGCAAGATGATAATTTAGGTGGTGGTGTTGTTGGCACTGTTATGTCAAACATGGGCCTTGAAAATGCATTAAAAGCCAAAGGTATTGAGTTTGCACGCAGTAAAGTAGGCGACCGTTATGTAATGGAATTGCTACAACAGAAAGGCTGGACTATTGGCGGCGAAAGCTCGGGCCATGTATTAAACCTTGATTTAATTAGCACCGGTGATGGCATTATTTCAAGCTTGCAAGTACTGGCTGCTATGGTTGCGCAAAATAAAACATTACAAGACTTAGGTACTGGTTTTACTAAGTACCCAATGAAAATGATTAACGTGCGTTACACCCCAGGCACTGATCCGACAAAAGCACCTGCAGTATTAGCCGCAGTAGCTGAGGTTGAGCAAACTTTAGGTGAAAAGGGGCGTGTGTTACTACGCAAATCAGGCACTGAACCTGTTGTACGTGTTATGGTTGAGGCCGAGCAAGAGAAGTTAGTAATCGACAGCGCAGAAAAAATAGCCGCGGTTGTCGAATCTATGAGCAAACAAACTGATTGA